TGTAATGcttgaaaaatatattattttcgttcAAAAGACTTCGAATTTAAGCCTTTCAATAATTTGTATTAAAAAATTGGTACATAAAATGAATGAATAGATAAAGGTGTTGAGAGAATTCAGTTGTCTTTATATACTAAAATGACTTTATTGATCTTGAAAAAATAGATGTaagttaatagttaaaatcaTGCTTCcaattcaaatataaataatGTATTTGTGCTATGTTTATGTTCTTTTTATGTCAAGTTATATTTATATTGTGTAATCATGTCATATCTAACATGATAAAATTTACTTCTAAAGAACTTCTTGATTGTTGCATAACTTTATTAATTCTCTACAAGAACCATTATTGCAAATCATCTATGTTTTGTTAAAGGAGACATGTTTGAGTACTTAaagatttattattattttttcaactaTTGAAATTGAACTAGCGGGAAAACAAAAATCCAAATAAAACGTTAGATTTAACTAGCGGGGATTTAGTCTTTTGACACTGATTGGAGCTTGAACCGATGGTGGGATTCACAAAGTAGGAGCACTTGTTGGATTGGATCGTGTGTCGTGTGCTTAGTAAGGTTTGAACCCCTCCTTTTTATATGGCACCTAAGGGTTTGAACCAAACAAACCCCTCAACAGGTCGTTATTGTCTTTGGATCAACCCAATAATTTGTTTCCGAACTCTATGGAAAACTTGAATGTCTGAGGCTACATGAAGATTCAAAGGATTCATAAAATGGAAGTGCCTCGTTAAATCAAACTATATGTGGTACATGATCACCTACCAAAGGAAACAGTAGTTGTTTACCTATGGTAGAGTATTAAACCTACACCTATATCATATAGGTCATTAGAGGGGAGCCATAATACCACTTGATTAAGTGGAAGTGTATATGCCTTTAGATGCAAATATAAAGGGCAAGGACTTAAACCTTACCAAGCGCGCAACGTTCACATTCCTTTAATAGGTGATGCACAATCTGATCCAACGTGGCGTTCTTGCTTTATAAGTGTCATCTTCAACTTGAGGATGGATGATGAAGTTAACCTCTTCTTTACTTTTTCTTAAATTTCAAATCTTTTTTTTAACAATCTTATTTTAGGTTTTGATTATATCTGCTCTTTGTAACATAATGCCTACAACTATCCATAGCCCTTTCCCAACTCATAATTAGGAGGATAATGTGCTTCAACACAGTCGAATCCACATCCTCTTACATTGTCAACAATGTTCATACCAATTAAGTTAAGACTTAATCAACAAATTTCAAATAATTGTTACAtgcctttaaaatatttaatatatgtaaATTTTCTTATTTGATAGATATAATTTTCTttaagaagaaagaagaagaaatggtGAGAAGTTGAAAGCCTTTAAACTCCATTTCGACTAACTTTTTatataactatatatataaaaggaacgTACTCCTACTTACACGTGGCAGCCATATCATGCTCTCTCTTTGTTTGCGTTTTAccaaaatggttaaatttcagtTTTGGTCCCTCTAATATCTCTACGGTCCTCTTCTACTTACAAGTGGCACACCCAAACCGTgctccctttctttttctttttttttttggcattttaCCAAAATGGTTGAATTTCAGTTTTGATCCtctaaaatttctaaatttaatatttaatttctataatttaattttaaacataaatcagtccttatatttttattatgttattaattagtccaaatagttaatattattaactttttATTAAAACATTACATGATTATATACAATTTGAATACCATAAGAGTCTTAGAGTCGACACAttgttttctatttcttttaagtTTGCATCAGTCttacattttcttttttcttttttttacaattttagaaaaataattaaatttcaattttggtcctAAATTTGAGGTTTAACTTCTACACTTTAATTTCTAATGCAATTTGGTCACCTGTATTTTTATAGCGTTATTAATTAGTACAAATAGTTCATATAATTAAGTTTTCGATTAAAATATTACatggttatatataatttgaagaTAGTCTTAAAGACAAATATGtaattttctatttcttttaggtTTGCATTGttgctttgttttttttttttgtacattATTAGACAATGATCAAACTTCGGTTTTAGACTTAcaataatgtaagtgactaaaacgtaacatttcaaacataaatgactaaaatataacatgaGGTAAACAAAGGTGACTATTTTTGAAGTTTACCCAAAAATGAAACATCAATGATTTTTGGATATAAGATATATTCACTAAGTTATAAGTCCTAACATAATAAtttgacttaaattttaaaaacaattattgtCTATAATATTAATGTGGTAAATGCTTTGAGTACATAGATTCAAGTTTCacgataaattattaaaatatgtgtcTTCAATTATATCATGTGTGTATAATATGtgtaaattttgttcaaattcttttcttttcgatTCTTCATCTATTATGCTTTGTACTAGTTTGATTTTACATTATAGTTAGCTAAACATAAATTTGTACTTATATTATATTTGTGAAAGTATTGCATTTATTTTAAGGGATAAATCTAAAagttatacatgaactttgatttaatgtgcaTTAATATACATTAACTTTAATTTAGTGCAATTATACATGTGAAACTCTTATTGTGGTTCAAATGTAcacttgaaactttaattttgatttaaatcatacatattttaaaaaataaatacatcaattatTTTTACATTGGataaatacaattattttatgtatgcaatatataaacataaaatgatgttatctCAATAactatgttaataatttacaagaattggatcaaataaaaattcatgtataaaagtacacaaaatcaaatttcatgtatacaattacacattaaatcataattcatatataattttggtatttatctttatttataatAGTGAAACTTccaaaaaatttattatatatggcAGCTCTATCTGTCTTACTTTTGTTCTTTTCCTCATTATACTATAAGTTATGtgtaaattaaattgtaaatttattattttcctatttGAGAGCTACATAATTGGCAAGTATATCATCAACTAGATATTGTATCATTTAATATTAGGTTCAAAAGGGTCCACAAATTCAGCTATAAAATGTCCAATATATCTTATAAATTGTGCATCATCGactcattttcataatataatcgACTCTAAATTTCATCTCTCAACATCTTTCAAACAATGGCTTCTTTTGGCGTTGCTTCTTTTCTCATTGTTTTGATCGTGGCATTTGGTTAgtgtatataatatttatttactttgatatttaatcattatatacatatacatatgattttttttgtaCAAAAGATATTGTGATCTTAAGATAAAATGAGAGACTGCAATTGTTGAGATTCAAATCTCACTTACCTTAGATTCATGTTATATATATGCattaatatctaattaaaaaataaaacaaataaatgatgAAAATTTATTGTTTAATTTGCAGGTGTATCAAACTCGAAAGCATGTACTCATGACTCGGAGTGCCAATTGAACTGTGATCATCTCAGTCTTTGTGACTTAAAAACCAATAAATGTAGTTGCTTGCCGGTGCCTGAGCCATTACCCTTTGATGGTGTACCGATGGCAAATGCTAAATGCAGCACGGATGACGATTGCAAAGATGCTTGTCCACCAAATTGCACACCTAAATGTTTTCATTGCTTTTGCTTATGCTATTGTAATGCTTGAAAAATATATTGTTTTTCGTTTAAAGGACTTCGAATTTAAGCCTTTCAATAATTTGTACTAAAAAATTGGTACATAAAATGAATGAATAGATAAAGGTGTTGAGAGAATTAAATTGTCTTTATTATACTAAAAACGACTTTATCAATCTTGAAAAAATAGATGCAAGCTAATAGTTAAAATCATGCTTCCAATTCAAATATAAATGAtgtatttgtgtttatgtttatgttCTTTTTTATGTTAGGTTATATTTATATTGTGTAATCATGACATATTTAGCATGATaaaatttactttaaaaaaaCTTCTGACACTTATGGGAGCCTAAATCGAAGGCGGGATTCACAAAGTAGGAGCACCTTGTTGGATTGGGTCGTGCGTTGCATGCTTAGTAAGGTTTGAACCCCTCCCCTTTATATGGCACCTAAGGATTTGAACCAAACAAACCCCTCAACAGGTCGCTATTGCCTTTGGATCAACCCAATGTTTTGTCCCCCAACTCTACGGCAAACTTGAACACTTGAGACTACTTGAAGAGACAATAGATTCATAAAGCGAAAGTGCCTCATTGAACTAGACTATATTTTGTGCGTGGTTACCTACTAAAGTAAATAGTGGTCATTTGCTTGTGGTAGAGTATGAAACCCTGAACCTATATCATATAGGTCATTAGAGGGGAAGCATTGTACCACCTGATTAAATGGCAATCTATATGCCCTAATGCAAATATAAGGGCAAGGGTTTAAACCTTACCATTCACAGTCTGATCCAACGTGGCGTTCTTGCTTTATAAGCGCCATATTCGACTTAAGGATGGATGATGAAGTCAACCTCCTCTTTACTTTTTCTTATATTTCAAAtctttttttttgaacaattttattataggttTTGATTATATCTGCTCTATGTGAGATAATACCTAGAATTATCTATAGCCCCTccccaactcataaataggaggataatatacTTCAACACACTCGAACCCATGTCCTCCTATATTATCAACAATGCACATGCCAATCAAGCTAAGACTCACTCAACAAATTTCAAATCATTTTTACATGCATTTTATGTAAATTTTCTTATTTgatatatataatttttgttaagaagaaagaagaagagacGTGAGAAGCTGAAAGCCTTTAAATTCCATTTCGACTAACATTTTATATAACTATATATACAAAAGGAAGGTAATCTTGCTTACACGTGGCAACCAAATCATGCTCTCTTTGTTTTGGGTTTTAccaaaatggttaaatttcagtTTTGATCCCTCTAATTTGTCTAAGGTCCTCTTCTTCTTACAAATGGCCCACCCAAACTGTgctccctttttctttctctttttgcaTTTTACCAAAATGATTAAATTTCTATTTTGGTCCCTCTAAAATGtctaaatttaagatttaatttctataatttaatttttaacgtAAATTGatccttatatttttattatgttattaattagtccaaatagttaatatcattaacttttttcttaaaatattacgTGATTATATACAATTTGAATACCACAGGCACattattttctatttcttttatgtttGCATTAGtcttacctttttcttttctttttttatactgttttagaaaaataattaaatttcaattttggtctCTCTATCATacctaaatttgagatttaatttctACACTTTAATTTCTAATGCAATTTGGTCACTTTATTTTTATAGCGTTATTAATTAGTACAAATAGTTCATATCATTAATTTTTGATTAAATATTTCGTGGTTATATATAATCTCATGCAGTCTTAGAGACAGATACAtagtttttttatttcttttaggttttgcgttgttattttttttttggttttttgtaCATTATTAGACAATAATTAAACTTCACTTTAAACTTTTACTTTTATAATAtctttaattagtttaaatatttattattatttattttaataaaaatgtagACATCAATTTTTTTAGGAACAATATtccaataaaaaatttattttatcatgATGCATTCGAATGaatgtttttaagaaaaaaattcatataaacattttcaatattattttattgttacatGATTgacaaatatatttttttaattttaaaatatctcatcaataaaatttataaaaaattttaaccataataataaataaacctaaatttttaatttaaaaaatgaaaaattaaattttaaaaataatattaaaatataatttaacattCAAATTTGCACTCCATAATTTGATAAAATAACTAATCAACGCAATAAGAAGAAAGAGAATGATGCTAATATATAAGATTTACAAGCCTTGACACGTGTTTggccttaatttttttttcttttcataggAAAATGGTCAAATACCATTTTTGGTCCTCTACTATGCCTAAAATTAATATTTGATCTTCATTCATccaaaatggtcaaatatcacttttggtccctctactatacttaaaattaagatttaatctttatacttaaattctACAATAATTTGTTCCTATTTTTATAATGTTTAGTCCAAATTGTTAATATTGTTGACTCTCGATTAAATTTTTgacataatttttaaaagaaaatatattactaataaaaaattattttggcatgatgagtttgaataagtttttaagtttttataaattatgtaataatggtcaaattttaattttggttccTATACTACActcaaatttaagatttaatctttatatttgaAGTTTTTGACTTAATTTGGTACCTCAACTTTTCAATGTCATTGGTTAGCCCAAaactatattttaattaaaatgatgaTGTAATTTTTAAGAGTTGTTAACATCATCAaaattatttgtgaaattttcaatTACATGGTTACTGTATgagtttcttttttaattttaaaatgtccaACGAATTTATCAAAAGAATTTAATCGTGTGAACAATTAGatctgaatttttaaatttaaaaaatagagagattaaatttgaaaaataagtagggtttatataaaaaatgaaattgcCATTAGGGGGTAAAACTATAATTAGCCATTTGAAATTTTAACAGTTGAAAAAATTCGCCATTTTATATGTTTTACAGTTGGATAAAATGATCTTGGACGAAAATGTCTCCCGAAGGTGTTTTCTGTATCTTTTTCAAAATTGGCCTATtttcttaaatttgagaaaaacGGCCTAATTCCCTCATTAACTTTCAAAAATGACATTTTTGCCTAATTAAcccatttttctttgtttttataatcaaaaaaaatttgggttttgtagacaattattaaaatagttatttgattttattttaatttggaaacataaaatgaaattttaaactttagaaggagattaaatttaattaaataaattaatttcaatattattgtAACAAATCAATTGACATTATCAAGAgataattttttaacaatttatttaattgattttgatgttttgaaatttaaagatttaattttgaaaaaatttaaatctTTTGGCAAAGGGTAAAAGATTACAATATGATAATTTTTTAAtacattattttagtttctactgCGTTTTCACTTTAATCCTTTTTTTTAATCCAGATCAAAACTTAAAAAAGTTGGTGACGAAAATGAAAATGATCAATTGGCGTATAGAGTCATATGCCATTAATAATTTAATgtttgagtgactaaaatgaaaacgcCTTAAAAATTGAGTGATGAAATTGAAAAGATTtttttaaatgaccaaaatgaaaacagcataatttaacctttaaaatttgaGCAttctgattttttttcttttttaaattattttacatattaaaTGAAGAAGGGAGGAAAACAAGGGGAGAATCAtaagagaatgaaaaataaagggaaaaaaaaagttaaaagaacataaaaaattaaattacccaaaatgaataaaatataaggaCAAATTGTAGAATTTAACTTAAGATTTtcgtttaaaatgatgatttaaagTGTTATGTTAGCCTACTGTTACACCATTAACGGTAATTAgcggctcagtgactaaaatgttaaaaaaaaaaaaataagtgactaaaacataacatttcaaacataagtgactcaAATGTaacttgaaataaataaaagtgactattttaatagtttctccttttaaatttcaaaattatactaATTATTTTTGATAATATAAAAGTTATTTCAGTATGCAAAAATGAAATGAGGCATTAAATTGGTAAATAATGAAGATGATTTTGGTTCAACGGATGCATAGCATTTGCAAATCACCCATTACATAAAACATGTTTCACATGATTTTGCCCCCTGGGGGTTGATGTGGACTGCccctttattttgaataatatccAACTTTCATTtaatgtttttcttttcttttttgttcaaGTTTTGCTCCAATTTGAGGCAATAAGGCATTATTACCATAATTTCATTCCATCTACctaataagggtattttagtttaattcatcagtaattttcttttttaaaaatgtATTCATCTATGACTTGCATCTTGATAATTGCATTTCACAGACTTTGAAAACAACAAACTCAATTAAAATATGGATTcaatttttcatattatatttacttaatatattatttaatatccgAGTTCAACAtttttattaatgtggtatttatgttatttttaatccATTTTTATATCTATAGATTtaacaaaagttatatattttagtaACCTTAactttttagtatttaatttgtGTTTTAaggttaatttgaaaaaaattaattgttaCTATTATTAGTTTGAGTTTTTCAtaattttgttaataaaataaactaagtattaattgtaaatttgtttaattttgtgtttgatttatcaaatacaattaaatgaatatgatttaattcaggttttgattaATTTGATGAAAGTTTATTGCTAATATTTcattaaatcaattttaaaactcaaattaaATTACGGGTGAGCATTCGGTCAAGTCGAgttgaatcgagtcaaaaaatttggAGTTAAGTCGAGTGTAGTTAacgaattatattatttatactcaatgttgtaTTTACAATGACCGATTATTTAATTAGTAAacgaagtacaagattatttaactatataaataatataatggttttgctttttaacttaatgggtaaacatttattaaaacgacgtagttttgccttttaaccTAATGGTTTTGaagattaattttagaaaatataaacatttatcaaaacaacgtaactttgtcttttcttatttagattttggataactcgaattgtataattcatattcgagttaaaccgaaaattttatttttttttatttgagttgatccgaataactcacactatttaattcaaaatttatatttttttatcgaGCTTTTCAAATCTACTCGAATTTTTCTCAATATATATTTCATTTGCTCTTTCATCCTCAGGCTTtgacttcttctttctttttaacaataaTAACAAATGGCATCTGAGTTTTGTTATATTGAATTATTGAGAACGAATTGATTCTCTATTATTTTTGAGTTTATTCGTTTTTCAAATTTTATAGATTTGATATTTGGATTCGGTGTTTTTTTATCATACATGCCAAATCTTTTGGATTTATgttaatttttagggtttcgatttgttttaaaattttaaggatttaaaatattaatttggtGTATCGattaataaatatttgaaaatattgatagaaaccTTTAAGTTTATGCTATAAATATAGGTTGAATTAATATTTGAATATACAATTCAGTGAAAGATTAAAGACTATAATATATTTGGTTCTTGATTTATACATGTATTTAGCTAtttttttctttcatggatgTCATAAAggttattatttgttaaaattaaacacacaaaaagATAATAATGTTACCTccaagtactaaaatgtataacttttgccatattagataaaaaaaaaactaacataaatatcatatgttaaaaaatgtaaaatttaactACCAAATTATGTATTAAgcctattatattatattatatatacccTTTTGCAAGCACATTACAAACTATTTCATTGTATATAAAAAGAAGCAAACGATGCTTCACCTGCAGATAAACTAGATTATACATACTGTATTGTGGGGGCCTCAATGTTGGGCTTACCAATGTAAGAAacaattaaagcttcaatttcaaCTTATGTCAATGAATGAGCGGAGCGGATATAGTAGGGAACTCGATAAGTGCTATCGAAGAGGCGAAAGGTGGATCCCTTCAACTCCCACTGAAAGTTTCTGCTCTTTGCTGGTTTCCATCAGGAACTCTCCGAGGTGAATTAACAGCTCGTGGAGGTTGGACCGGCGGTGGTGACGGAACTTGGGAATTATGGTGCTGCTGGTCGGACCAAGCCTGCCATCTTCTTCTCCAACGCAAGATCTCGACAATGATAGAACTCCCACTCATTGCAACGCCGAAACCAGAAAATGTTGCAAGGAGAATTGATAGTACTGCTTGTACTTTCACCTGCATGTCCAAGAACGATTAAAAAGTTAATTGATTTTAATCAAACCATGTTTTACACAAAATTTAAtgtttaaaagtaccaaaactGTGTATTTTAATGACCATTGCATTGATATTTCTCGGAGAGGTGAGTGTTGgatacaagtatatcaaaaaatCGAGTTCAGCGGGTGGTAAACAAGATAGAGAAATCACTTACCAATGAATAAAACATATGAGCAAAGAAAACCACCAAGGCGAATTGAATCGATGCGTAAACCCAGATGAATCTTCGCTTCACTGAATACCAAACATTAAAAAGGATTTTTTCTAATCAACATTTGAATTTCCTCTTAAATTAATCAAAAAGCTTGAGGATGTTTGCCAAGCCTACCCATAGTTGAAGAAGTCATCGATGCAAGCAGGCCTAGCACACAAGAAAATGGAAGCGATATAGCAATGGCTCCGGTACCCATTTTTCCAACCTGCAGGTAAATGGAGATATCTATGTATATATCAAGGATACATTTATATATACAATAGCAGAGAAGGGAAGTTCTGAATGGAAAACAACTTATCCTACCAGAAGCTGCTCGAGAAAACAAAAATATGCAAGCATGCTGATGATTACAAGAACCGGGACCTCCTGCCAAACCCTGCAATCATCAAACGGATAAGTGCTCGGAATGTACACAATAGAGCAGTCAGGTAATTCGTTTTTTACTTAATGTTTAGAAGGTATGAGGAATGCTTGTAGGATAAACTAAAAGCTAAGGCATCATTGCCCTAGGAAGCCTAAGGTATAACATACAAAACCGAACATACTAGTGACAGAAACATATCCGTATCTGATATTCGCACCTGAATCCTATAGGAGAGTTGGTAAGAAACTGTAATTTACCTGTATCCACGAGCTTCATCCGGAAAACCTCTACTTGTTCCACCACGGCGAGCACGAACACTTTGGATTCGTAAAAGGGTGACGGGTAGGTTCTGAACCTCTTGCTTGCACACATCGCATGTCTTGTTGCCTTTGATGGTAAACCATTTAACGGCACAGTCTTTGTGAGCCAACGCAAGCTCGCCTTTGCAGCTGCATTCCATCTTAAATGTTTCGCCTGCTTCGCATAGTTCAACCATACAAATTCTACAAACAGCCTCTTCTTCCAGTATGTCCTCACCATCAGGGTCTCTgttttctgaaaaaaaaaaaaaaagagattttcATAAGACATTGCTGACAAAAGTTCGAGGCCGAATATCTTTATATGCTTTGAACTTCATGTTGGATCTATTTAGATGAAAGGCACTTTGCAAAATTTTGAACATAAGCATAAACATAGATGAATGCATAGAATGGATACCTGAATCGGGCCTGATAGAAGGGTTTGAACTTATTTCTCCTTCCTTTGCTCGCGGAGTTGAGGGAACCACTCGAAAGAATGAATCCATTCTCCttaattttccttctttttcgtTTACGGGAACTGAAAACGAGCGAGATATCTTCAGCATGCTTCCCTTACTCTGCAAAGGAACCAACACTTAAATCCTTGAATGAAAATGACTTCTTTCAAATGTTCTTCATTTAACATTAAGACATCACTTGGTCAGGTCAATAGATTGCAAACATGCAATAATTCTAGCAGCTAACTAACATGCCCCTATTCGTTAATCGAAAACTGACGACGATAATCCAACATGATAAACTCCAAATATTCACTGTCTTGTTGATAGAAAAGACGATCTAAATCCAATAAAAATATAGTCACAATGTCAAGTAAGAACATAACAAAACTTACAGAGCCACCAAGGCTTCCCCCGCTTGCAGATTCCGGGTTCGAGTTTGCAGTTTGAGTTACAGGCAAGGAAGATGTTCTGTTTATCATGGGAGTAAATATCTTGGTAAGTGACAATGTCCTCGACATGGAAGGCTTCTCTTTTAGAGAAGTAATCGAAGATTCGGGAGCCAAGTTTGCAGCCTTTTCAATATCCGAACTTATACTTCTAGCCTTGAAGCTTAGTTTTGGCAAGAGACTCCTCAACGATTTACCTTTCGACGACGAAGGACCTGAGGAGGATCCATTAATCCTTCCATCGGAAGGACTCGGTGTCAAGTGAAAATTCACTTTCCTGGGAGTCAAACTAGGTGTTTGGGGCATCTTAACTGTGACAGAGTCTTGAGAAGAATCATCCAAACTTCTCGAGGGGATCTCGAGAAAGAGGTTGGTTCGCTTCCAATTACGAGCATCCGCCGTTTCCTCGGTTATTCCGGCAGAATCTTCCACCTGAAACAAGAACAATTCATCATTATGCAACCAAACATGCAATAATGAACTACACTTGAGAGCTGCTTTCAGCATATTAATGCAAAGATGGGGCAAACATATAACTTCACAATGAGTAGCTAGGGTCCTACCGACAATGTTCCAATGAAACCGGTGATTTAACCGATGTATTTAACTaccttaaaatataaaaaagatcAGTAAcagtttaaaatttaaatccaCCAGAATGAAGATAATTAATTTGTGATTTATTTCCCTCATAAGTACAAAGTGCCATTAAAAACAGCCTAAAACCATAATCTTTACATCGAGTAAACATGCAAATTTCCAATCTATGGATTCTAGCTGTAAATGTTATGAAGTAATATTGAATATTCAGTGAAAAGATACAAATTAAGCATTCCAGTAACAAGGAAACTGGAAAATACCTGTTGAATAGGAACAGAAACTGTTCCTCGTCTTGCAGCAGCACCAGCATCATGTTCCTCTGTCACTGTTTTTTCTTCAgtcttcatctttttttttttttcatcaacaAAATCGAAGAAATCTCACCAAATTAACAAtcttaaagaaagaaaaagggttgTTGGGTTTCTGTTGAAAAGAGTGGGAGATGAACAATATTTGTCATTTAAGGCAAGATATGGTGGAAAACATGGCCTACTGACacttctttctctctctctttggTACACGACACTGCAGTGGAAAACCAGTTTTTAACTTTCACTTCAATCACTTGGTCTGCTTTCACCTCCATGAATGCTTGTAAACGATAAACCCATGGTTGTTCTTCATGATTTCAATAAAACATAAAGGAAATCTGGTAACCCATTAttcatttccttttcttcttttaaAAGCAGTGGGTCAATGTTACGTGCTGTTCATGGCTTTTGAGAGGTTTATATATAAGACaaattattttaatagaaaatatatttggattatataataatattaattttagacTAATCAGTATAAAAGAAAgaaattattgaatttttaaacTGATTTGGTATTAAATACATAGCTCATTAAGGAATTTATTGAATGAGAAAGATGTAGCTTTTTCTGGCTCAAACTATTCCATAAATAAGAAAGGTAGCAACACGCAGAGTt
Above is a genomic segment from Gossypium arboreum isolate Shixiya-1 chromosome 8, ASM2569848v2, whole genome shotgun sequence containing:
- the LOC108467483 gene encoding uncharacterized protein LOC108467483, which encodes MKTEEKTVTEEHDAGAAARRGTVSVPIQQVEDSAGITEETADARNWKRTNLFLEIPSRSLDDSSQDSVTVKMPQTPSLTPRKVNFHLTPSPSDGRINGSSSGPSSSKGKSLRSLLPKLSFKARSISSDIEKAANLAPESSITSLKEKPSMSRTLSLTKIFTPMINRTSSLPVTQTANSNPESASGGSLGGSSKGSMLKISRSFSVPVNEKEGKLRRMDSFFRVVPSTPRAKEGEISSNPSIRPDSENRDPDGEDILEEEAVCRICMVELCEAGETFKMECSCKGELALAHKDCAVKWFTIKGNKTCDVCKQEVQNLPVTLLRIQSVRARRGGTSRGFPDEARGYRVWQEVPVLVIISMLAYFCFLEQLLVGKMGTGAIAISLPFSCVLGLLASMTSSTMVKRRFIWVYASIQFALVVFFAHMFYSLVKVQAVLSILLATFSGFGVAMSGSSIIVEILRWRRRWQAWSDQQHHNSQVPSPPPVQPPRAVNSPRRVPDGNQQRAETFSGS